In the Salvia miltiorrhiza cultivar Shanhuang (shh) chromosome 8, IMPLAD_Smil_shh, whole genome shotgun sequence genome, TTTACAGAGAATTTCTAATGCAAATGAGTGATAATAGAACTGACAAAGGCAGGATCATTACCAGTAATAAGTATGTCATCTACATACACTAGAATGATGGTAAGGGAATCACCTTTGTTTTGATAAAATATAGAGAAATCAGAGGCTGGCCTGATGAAACCAAGAGAGCAAATTTCAGCCTTTAGAGTGTCATACCAGGCACgaggagcttgcttcaagccatatATAGCCTTTTTCAATTTATAAACATAGTTTGGATGTGATCTTCAAATCCTACATGCTGGGCCATATATAGGGAGTATATGTTAGTGCCCCCATTGAGAAAGACATTATTAATATCTAATTGTTGGATCTGCCATTCTTTAGTTGCTGTCAAAGAAAATACCAATCTAAGCTGACTTTACCACTGGACTAAACGGTTCTAAGAAATCCACACCTGCCAGCTGTTCAAAAAATCCCTTGCCACCAATCGAGTTTTTAAGTTGTCAAGAGTATAATCAGGATTAAGCTTGACTTTAAACACCACCATGTTAGCATAAGCTGAGccagagagattgagagagatttTCTGAATtcattataaaaaatatgaaaactgaAATTACATGAATAAAGAACTACAACCGTATATATACAACCATCGCTAAAGCTAACTCCATAGATACAAATAGATATAAATTAAGCTACTAACAACTAACTAACTTCTAACTTTCTCAACTAACAACTTTAGCTAACTAACTCCTCAGCTGACGTGGAAATACTCtaatatgttttattttctaatgatattttataaaatataaatttacacttATACAagattatttattaaaataatttctttttttgtgtGAATGCACATCATTTATGCTAATTCTTATAAAGGAGAGAAACACTTAAgctacaatttttttaaaaaattagttaacaaaataatactactaaGTTACTTTcatcacacacacatacacacatatatattaatataaagtttAAATTATCATCTTAGTGGATTCTTAGTGGATTCTATACCCGTTGATCCAATCACAACttgggtgattttttttttgataaattacataagtaaataaaaaaatttaaagattgcGCAATGAATGACTTGAATTCAGGACCTCGGAGTCGGATCTTAGACATTAACGTCctaccgctaggccaacacatGCACACGGGTGACCTTTCTTCTTACACAATGCGATGATTTTGGGAGTATCATAACACTTGAATTATCTgtcaaagaaaaaataaataaataaagagaaatGTACTCCATTTGTCTTAATTATAAAGATTttgcttttttttctttttaaaatgtgcaaaatatataagttggtttctataaaattgatgtatttttaatttatttactaaCATACTTTTATCCaactctttaattaattttagtaTTAATGAATTATCAAATAACAAATATGGGCATATCTTAGagttacttgtataattttcttatTCAATAACTTTTTAAATCTGTGTGCAAAACTCAATCAGCTTACATAGTTAGAACcaagggagtattaatttgaaTTGTAGGCTATATCAACCGATCATTAGAAGTAGCTCAAAGCAACTGGCTGCGTTTGCACTGGAATTCTGTTTCTCTCGCTTAAAAACGGCTTGCTTAAATCTTGAACCCATAAACAAACTTgtccaaaataagaaaaaaagttgaaaCTGAACTTTATTTTGGTGATACGCCACGGTGTGTAGGAGTTGTATGTCATCCTGATAATGACAAATTGAATTCGCTTTATTGCAACAGACACAAACCGATTGATTCATTAAAGATGATGTCGGAAACAACAACAACTTGGATACGTTAATCAAAGCAAACTTCCTTCCTTATGGAAGAGATTATGTCACCCATGCCCCTACTGGAAGGTTCTGCAACGGCAAGCTCGCCACTGACTTCACTGGTAACTTTACTTTCCACAACCACACCGctacccctctctctctctcattaattaaatttgtgTGCATGCAGCTGAGTACTTGGGCTTCAGCTCGTATCCGCCGGCGTACCTCAGCCATGAAGCCACAGGGAATAAGGTCCTCACCGGCGTCAACTTCGCGTCGGCTGCTTCCGGCTACTATGACAGAACAGCCCAGCTATATGTATGTTGCTTCCACCTTCATAATAGTACACACAAAGTCAAAAGAGTTGAGTTGAATTTTGTTGCAGAGGGCTGTAACATTGACGCGGCAGCTGCAAAACTACAAGGAGTGGCAGAGCAAGGTGGTGAACATGGTGGGAAGGAGCAAAGCCGACGACATATTCTCAGGCGGAATCCACCTCCTGAGCGCAGGGAGCAGTGATTTCATACAGAATTACTACATCAATCCCTTCCTCAACAGACTCTACTCTCCCGACAACTTCTCCAACATCCTGTTGAAATCCTACTCTTCCTTCATACAGAATCTGTACAAACTCGGAGTGCGAAGAATCGGAGTCACGAGTCTACCACCGGCGGGATGCCTGCCGGCGGCAATAACCTTATTCGGGGGAGGAGGCAATGAGTGCGTGGCGAGGCTCAACAACGACGCCGTTGCCTTTAACCACAAATTGAACTCCACCTCTCAGAATCTCAAGGCCAGCTTGCCTGGCCTCAAACTCGTGGTCTTCGACATCTACCAGCCTCTGCTAGACTTGATTTCCAACCCCAGCGACGCTGGTGTGTAAAttacaatatcataatcattttTTCATCTGGGAAACAACTAAGTGGAGTTAATGTGGTGATTTGCAGGATTCCTTGAAGCGAGGAGAGCATGTTGTGGAACAGGTACGGTTGAAACATCGATTCTGTGCAACGCAGGATCGATGGGGACATGCTCGAACGCGACGCAGTATGTGTTCTGGGATGGGTTTCACCCCTCCCAAGCAGCTAATGAGAAATTGGCACAGGCTCTTCTGGAACAGGGATTTGACCTTATATCTTAATTACTACCTACCATAACTCTGTTTTCATAGTTTGGTTATCAACAAGAATGTGATATTAATTCCACTTGTgtattcctcaaaaaaaaaaaaaaaaaaaaaaaaaaaaaaaaaaattccacttGTGTATGTATGTGTTGCTAGCCTCCTCAATAAGATGATATATGTTTGTTAATTATAAGTAGCTACTATCATCGAATTAATCTCTCTCGGCTCTACTTCTTCTATAACTATAATCTATGAGCAGATCTTAATGCCATAATTATTCAGCGAGTAAGGAAATGGTGCGCGACATTTTTAaatcaattaaatcaaaattCTTCCTTTTATAGTATAAGGGTgtgttcactttgatggatgggAAAATGCAGATGGGATCCACTGTCCCacaatattgtgtgtaccacgtgtaccactcttcatttctttgttttgtaaattagtttttataaaaataaaaattattattatattataaactgtaattagtatttatcattgaaaaattaaaatttaaaaagttataTACCccaactttgaattaatgaacccaaataatctactGTGAATAGGCGAATCTACCCACTTTTATAAGTTgtcttacaaaactacccaccCAAGCCAAAGTCAAAAAGTCAAAGCCTgacatgcttggttttttgtaaaagtaaGCCTGACATGCTTCGTTTTTTGTAAAATGTCtcactcacgtcactttcacaaGTTAAAAATCTGATGAAGAGACAATAATTgcccaactcacgtcactttcacaatCTAATGTATACTGTATGTTTGAaaagttataaaaaaattagcttacgtttgcgttataaaaacattagtaagaggactaaaaatttcactattatgtatattatgcaacaaaaaaatattctgAA is a window encoding:
- the LOC130998383 gene encoding GDSL esterase/lipase At5g03810-like; this translates as MNDLNSGPRSRILDINVLPLGQHMHTDDVGNNNNLDTLIKANFLPYGRDYVTHAPTGRFCNGKLATDFTAEYLGFSSYPPAYLSHEATGNKVLTGVNFASAASGYYDRTAQLYRAVTLTRQLQNYKEWQSKVVNMVGRSKADDIFSGGIHLLSAGSSDFIQNYYINPFLNRLYSPDNFSNILLKSYSSFIQNLYKLGVRRIGVTSLPPAGCLPAAITLFGGGGNECVARLNNDAVAFNHKLNSTSQNLKASLPGLKLVVFDIYQPLLDLISNPSDAGFLEARRACCGTGTVETSILCNAGSMGTCSNATQYVFWDGFHPSQAANEKLAQALLEQGFDLIS